From the Sulfuriferula nivalis genome, the window TGACGCATTTGCGTAATAGTACGGTTACGCGCACCTTGATGCATATCACCGTGCAACGCAGCCACTTTATGACCTGCTGCTTGCAAGTCATCAGCCAAACTATCAGCATCACGCTTGGTAGCGGTGAAAATAATTGCTTGATTGATGTCTGTGTCATTCACCAAGTGGGTCAGAACACGATTTTTATGTGACAAATCGTCTACATAATGCATGTGCTGAGTAATGTTTTCATGACGCGCTTGCTGATGAGCCACTTCGATACGCTTAGGTGATTTCAACAACTGTGTAGCCAGACGTGCGATATTGCCTTCGAATGTTGCAGAGAACATTACGGTTTGACGAGTAGCAGGTGTCGCCATGGCGATACGCTCTACGTCATCGAAGAAGCCCATATCCAACATACGATCAGCTTCGTCCAGAATCAACAATTCCAAACGTGAGAAATCAATACGACCGCGTTCAATATGGTCAATCAAACGACCCGGTGTTGCTACCAGCACTTCATATGGCTGTGACAACATTTTGTTTTGTACTGGGTAAGGCATACCACCCAATACGCTAACTACTTTAACGCGGCGCAGATGTGAACCGTATTTTTGCGCAGCAGCAGTAACTTGCAATGCCAATTCACGAGTTGGTGTTAACACCAGCACACGCGGGCCACGAGCCGAAATAGCACTAGGGGTAGATAATTTTTCTAAAGCTGGCAACATAAACGCGGCTGTTTTACCAGTACCTGTTTGTGCGGAAGCCAATAAATCGTGACCTTCCAAAATCATTGGAATTGCTTGTTCTTGGATAGGTGTTGCTTGAGTGTAGCCAGAATCTTCTAACGCTTTGATAAGAGACTCATTAAGACCGAGAGATGCAAAAGACATGGTATTTCCTTATAAAAATGCAAAGCATAGCCAACGTTGGGGAGGCTATGCTTATAAGCCATCCACTGCCGGCGCGGGAACATCGTCGCTAACCGGGGTGGAGACTGCACTTTCAGGAAATTTCAGCTGAAATGCGATAAGGTCAGGGATCGATGGCGTGTGACTCTGTAATGTAACCAATCAACACGCACCTGATTGCTATGTGAGCAACCAGAAGCCAGCATTCTACACCAAGCTCATAATTAATCAAGTAATTTTTTAATCTTCATAAATCTATCATACTTAACATGGTATAATTTTCGGTTTATTAAATCTGGAACTTCATAAATATGGCTCGCGCGCTCCGTAACATCGCCATCATCGCTCACGTCGATCATGGTAAAACCACTCTAGTCGACAAACTCCTGCAACAATCAGGTACGTTTGCCGCGCACCAATCCGTGACCGAACGCGTCATGGATAGCAACGATCTGGAAAAAGAACGCGGCATTACTATTACTGCTAAAAATACCGCCCTCGAATACGAAGGCAACCACATCAACATCGTTGATACTCCAGGCCACGCCGATTTCGGTGGTGAAGTTGAGCGCGTATTATCCATGGTTGACGGCGTATTGTTGCTAATCGATGCTGTTGATGGCCCTATGCCACAAACTCGATTCGTTACCCGTAAAGCTCTGGCATTGGGTTTAAAGCCTATCGTTGTGGTAAACAAAGTTGACCGCCCAGGCGCGCGTCCTGACTTTGCTGTTAACGCAACATTCGATTTGTTCGACAAACTGGGTGCAACTGAAGAGCAACTGGATTTTCCAGTGGTTTACGCTTCTGCACTAAATGGCTTCGCGATGATGGACATGAGCGAAACCAGCGACAACATGCGCGCATTGTTCGAAACTATCCTGAGCCACGTACCACCTCCTCCTGGTGATGCTGAAGCACCGCTACAGTTGCAAATTACCGCTCTGGATTACTCCAGTTTCGTTGGTCGCATTGGTATTGGTCGTATCAGCAATGGCCGTATCAAACCAGGCCAAAGCGTGGTTGTTATGGCGGGTCCTGATGGCACACCTAAAACAGGTCGTATCAACCAGGTTCTGGGTTTCCAGGGTCTGAACCGCGTTCTTGTTGACGAAGCTGAAGCAGGCGATATCGTTATCATTAACGGTATCGAAGACATCGGCAT encodes:
- a CDS encoding DEAD/DEAH box helicase; its protein translation is MSFASLGLNESLIKALEDSGYTQATPIQEQAIPMILEGHDLLASAQTGTGKTAAFMLPALEKLSTPSAISARGPRVLVLTPTRELALQVTAAAQKYGSHLRRVKVVSVLGGMPYPVQNKMLSQPYEVLVATPGRLIDHIERGRIDFSRLELLILDEADRMLDMGFFDDVERIAMATPATRQTVMFSATFEGNIARLATQLLKSPKRIEVAHQQARHENITQHMHYVDDLSHKNRVLTHLVNDTDINQAIIFTATKRDADSLADDLQAAGHKVAALHGDMHQGARNRTITQMRHGSIRLLVATDVAARGLDVPGITHVINYDLPKNPEDYVHRIGRTGRAGASGIAVSLASPRDSMQLKRIERFTGQLIPAQVIDGLEPKLKPRTGSAPSGGRPSNGAGRGGRPAGGGGGYGEQRRSSGYGNNNQRSDGDRGQNGFANRDGGAPSRDSGFAGRDNGYANRDNGFANRGNDRGADRAAAPAVNGNSWGNSTSAPAAPRRDSAPRPAGNSGARRDGQGATGGYRGGNSGGNGGGNTGNGGGNRGNGNRSWS